A genomic window from Synechococcus sp. WH 8016 includes:
- a CDS encoding S-(hydroxymethyl)glutathione dehydrogenase/class III alcohol dehydrogenase, with protein sequence MIRSRAAVAWAPGEPLDVTEIDVAPPRAGEVLLRVVATGVCHTDAYTLSGSDPEGLFPAVLGHEGGAVVEEIGEGVTSVAVGDHVIPLYTPECGRCRFCLSGKTNLCQAIRSTQGKGVMPDGSSRFSRDNQMIHHYMGTSTFSEYTVLPEIAVAKINPDAPLDKVCLLGCGVTTGIGAVHNTAKVEPGSSVAVFGLGGIGLAVIVGAVQAGAERIIGIDLNPAKFAIAEQLGATECINPRDHAAPIQEVLIERTDGGVDYSFECIGNVDVMRAALESCHKGWGESTIIGVAGAGQEISTRPFQLVTGRVWRGSAFGGVRGRSQLPGFVERYQAGEIPLESFITHTMELKDINRAFELMHAGESIRTVVHF encoded by the coding sequence GCTCCAGAGCTGCGGTGGCATGGGCTCCAGGCGAGCCCTTGGATGTCACCGAGATCGATGTGGCCCCACCCCGCGCAGGCGAAGTGCTTCTGCGTGTGGTGGCGACAGGGGTTTGTCATACAGACGCCTACACGCTGTCTGGTTCAGATCCTGAAGGTCTATTCCCTGCGGTGCTGGGACATGAAGGTGGAGCCGTTGTTGAGGAGATCGGCGAAGGCGTGACCTCCGTGGCAGTAGGCGACCACGTGATCCCCTTGTACACGCCCGAATGTGGGCGTTGTCGTTTTTGTCTTTCCGGTAAGACGAATCTGTGTCAGGCGATCCGTTCAACCCAGGGAAAGGGGGTGATGCCCGATGGGAGCAGTCGTTTTTCACGTGATAATCAGATGATTCATCACTACATGGGGACGTCGACATTCTCCGAGTACACCGTTCTGCCGGAGATTGCCGTTGCCAAGATCAACCCTGATGCGCCTTTGGACAAGGTGTGCTTGCTTGGCTGTGGTGTGACCACGGGGATTGGTGCGGTCCACAACACGGCCAAGGTGGAACCTGGCAGCAGCGTGGCCGTTTTTGGGCTTGGTGGCATTGGCTTGGCGGTGATCGTTGGTGCGGTTCAGGCTGGAGCCGAGCGGATTATTGGAATCGATCTCAATCCCGCAAAGTTCGCCATCGCCGAACAGCTTGGTGCCACCGAATGCATCAACCCCCGCGACCATGCGGCCCCTATCCAAGAGGTTTTGATTGAACGCACCGATGGAGGAGTCGACTACTCCTTTGAGTGCATTGGCAATGTGGATGTGATGCGTGCCGCACTGGAGTCATGCCATAAGGGCTGGGGTGAATCCACCATCATTGGTGTGGCGGGAGCTGGCCAGGAGATCAGCACCCGGCCGTTTCAACTGGTTACCGGCAGGGTGTGGCGCGGCTCTGCTTTTGGAGGGGTTCGTGGACGCAGCCAATTGCCCGGTTTTGTGGAGCGCTATCAAGCGGGGGAGATTCCTCTCGAGAGCTTCATCACCCACACCATGGAATTGAAGGACATCAACCGAGCTTTTGAGCTGATGCACGCGGGCGAAAGTATTCGCACGGTTGTGCACTTTTAG
- a CDS encoding NAD(P)/FAD-dependent oxidoreductase — MQNLWDVVIIGGGPAGGLAALDCAQRGLRVLLVEQRAFPRWKVCGCCFNNQAQAILSSRGQHNLIVDCGGQALQSLRLGLRGRETSLALPDGFALSRERFDQALIEAAMNAGASARFEMTAQVESASPGYRSVRLKDHHSGTSRSVKARVVLVAAGLSQRCLPKNEAGQSRIRKQSRHGAGCVVDDESSHYPAGAIHMAIGDQGYVGLVRREDGLLNLAGAFDRHVLSKGQGAVDAAQNVLKQAGFPVPAALERGQRWQLTPALSRSSDEVAGERFLVMGDAAGYVEPFTGEGMAWALTAGAAAAPFVLEGLEGWSDDLEARWKKALQWHIGRRQSVCRALSTVLKRPAPTTVLFELIRRWPSLSEQIISNLNEVKLPTPLGEPCH, encoded by the coding sequence ATGCAAAACCTGTGGGATGTTGTGATTATTGGTGGTGGGCCTGCTGGAGGTCTGGCTGCTTTGGATTGTGCACAACGGGGGTTGCGCGTGTTGCTCGTTGAACAACGCGCGTTCCCGCGTTGGAAAGTTTGTGGATGCTGTTTCAACAATCAGGCTCAGGCCATTTTGAGTTCGCGAGGTCAGCACAATTTGATTGTGGATTGCGGCGGGCAAGCACTGCAGAGCTTGAGACTTGGACTGCGTGGACGTGAAACATCATTGGCTTTACCAGATGGCTTTGCGCTTTCGCGGGAACGATTCGATCAAGCCCTCATCGAGGCAGCCATGAACGCTGGAGCATCAGCACGCTTCGAGATGACAGCCCAAGTTGAGTCAGCAAGCCCTGGGTACAGGAGCGTGCGCCTAAAAGACCATCACAGTGGAACGAGCCGTTCTGTCAAAGCACGGGTTGTGCTTGTGGCCGCTGGCCTGTCCCAGCGTTGCCTTCCCAAAAACGAAGCAGGACAAAGCAGGATTCGCAAGCAATCAAGACATGGGGCCGGCTGCGTCGTTGATGATGAGTCTTCTCACTACCCCGCGGGAGCCATTCATATGGCGATTGGCGACCAGGGCTATGTGGGCTTAGTGCGCCGGGAAGATGGATTGCTCAATCTTGCAGGAGCCTTTGATCGCCACGTCCTCTCCAAGGGACAAGGAGCCGTTGATGCCGCTCAGAATGTTTTAAAACAGGCGGGATTTCCAGTGCCGGCGGCCCTGGAACGAGGTCAACGCTGGCAACTCACTCCAGCGCTCAGCCGCAGTTCAGACGAGGTAGCTGGAGAACGTTTTCTTGTGATGGGCGATGCCGCAGGTTATGTCGAGCCCTTCACCGGTGAAGGGATGGCTTGGGCCTTAACGGCAGGCGCAGCAGCAGCGCCATTCGTTCTGGAAGGACTGGAAGGTTGGAGCGACGATTTAGAAGCGCGCTGGAAAAAAGCTCTTCAATGGCACATCGGCAGGCGGCAATCGGTCTGCCGAGCCTTATCCACCGTCTTGAAACGCCCCGCCCCCACAACCGTGTTATTTGAACTGATCAGACGTTGGCCCTCACTGTCTGAACAGATCATCTCCAACCTGAACGAGGTCAAGCTGCCAACGCCTTTAGGTGAGCCATGCCACTGA
- a CDS encoding DUF411 domain-containing protein, whose protein sequence is MALFFTILPLPADAQLRDGLATPLAATPLPEIAIYRSESCGCCTKWAEHVEAAGFPIQDKVINAMDAFKQANGITEELASCHTAIVDGYVVEGHVPAASIKKMLHERPDIRGLAAPGMPMGSPGMETAGVSPEAFDVLAIAQDGTATVFDQIRPQ, encoded by the coding sequence ATGGCTCTATTTTTCACCATCCTGCCACTTCCTGCTGATGCTCAGCTGAGGGATGGCCTAGCGACACCATTGGCTGCGACGCCCCTCCCCGAGATCGCCATTTATCGATCTGAGAGTTGTGGTTGCTGCACAAAATGGGCTGAACACGTTGAAGCAGCAGGATTCCCAATCCAAGACAAGGTGATCAATGCGATGGACGCCTTCAAACAAGCCAATGGCATCACCGAGGAGCTGGCGTCTTGCCACACGGCCATTGTGGATGGCTATGTGGTGGAAGGGCATGTTCCAGCAGCATCCATCAAAAAAATGTTGCACGAACGACCTGATATCAGAGGACTCGCAGCTCCTGGAATGCCCATGGGATCTCCTGGCATGGAAACAGCCGGCGTATCACCAGAAGCCTTTGATGTTCTTGCGATTGCCCAAGACGGTACGGCTACTGTTTTTGATCAAATCAGACCTCAGTGA
- a CDS encoding type III polyketide synthase translates to MPLSVLGLGTAVPTQSVNQTESTTLSEWVSADHPERASLVRRIQRRSQVETRGSVLLTGDPQQTIHQRLPFYGVDSPNTAVRMEAFRLHASSLALKACQRALDESSISVQQITHLITISCTGFHAPGVDCDLIDQLQLPLNVQRTHVGFMGCHAAINGLRVAHAFVKADPEAVVLLCAVELCSLHLQYGWNPEHVVANTLFADGAAALVATHAESTSPESSSTGLLLEASGSTVIPRTRDLMHWQIGDHGFSMGLSPKVPKAIATTLQPWLSQWLQVRGIDLNAIQHWAIHPGGPRILQACAESLTLREDQLAHSKHILSRYGNMSSATILFVLDHMRQDDCHGPCVALAFGPGLCAEVALMTL, encoded by the coding sequence ATGCCACTGAGTGTTCTCGGGCTCGGGACCGCAGTCCCTACGCAATCTGTCAATCAAACGGAGTCAACAACCCTGTCTGAATGGGTCAGTGCAGATCATCCCGAGCGAGCCTCGCTCGTACGCCGCATTCAAAGGCGATCACAAGTGGAAACCAGGGGAAGTGTTTTATTAACTGGCGATCCACAGCAAACAATCCATCAGCGCTTGCCGTTTTATGGGGTTGATAGCCCCAACACGGCCGTACGGATGGAGGCATTTCGACTGCATGCCTCCTCATTGGCGCTCAAAGCATGCCAACGGGCACTGGATGAGTCATCAATCTCTGTTCAACAAATCACCCATCTGATCACCATCAGCTGTACAGGATTTCATGCTCCAGGCGTTGATTGTGATCTCATTGATCAACTTCAGCTTCCGCTCAATGTCCAACGGACCCATGTGGGGTTCATGGGGTGTCATGCAGCAATCAACGGTTTACGCGTCGCCCACGCCTTTGTCAAAGCTGATCCCGAAGCGGTGGTTCTGCTTTGCGCCGTGGAATTATGCAGTCTTCATTTGCAATATGGCTGGAATCCTGAACATGTTGTGGCCAACACGTTATTTGCCGATGGTGCCGCCGCTTTGGTCGCGACGCATGCTGAATCCACATCCCCGGAATCGAGTTCAACAGGACTGTTGCTAGAGGCTTCTGGATCCACGGTGATTCCGAGAACCCGCGATTTAATGCATTGGCAGATTGGAGATCATGGCTTTTCCATGGGCTTATCCCCAAAAGTACCAAAGGCGATTGCGACGACCTTGCAACCATGGCTTAGCCAATGGCTGCAGGTCCGTGGCATCGATCTCAATGCCATTCAACATTGGGCTATTCACCCTGGGGGCCCAAGAATTCTTCAAGCATGTGCTGAATCATTGACTCTCAGAGAGGATCAACTTGCTCATTCCAAACATATTCTTAGTCGCTATGGAAACATGTCTTCAGCCACTATTTTGTTTGTGCTTGACCATATGCGTCAAGATGATTGTCATGGACCATGCGTCGCCCTTGCCTTCGGGCCAGGATTATGCGCTGAAGTCGCCTTGATGACGTTATAG
- the fghA gene encoding S-formylglutathione hydrolase, with the protein MELISSQRCFNGEQRRYRLQSAQLKGSSTVGVFLPPSALKANAASVPALIWLSGLTCSDENFVQKAGAQRRAAELGLALITPDTSPRGEDVPSDPSGQWDFGDGAGFYVDADQEPWSEHYRMHSYVLEELPSRLCAELPLDRQRLGLSGHSMGGHGALILGLRHPDCFQSISAVAPICHPSQCPWGQKAFGYFFGTTPEAQARWRHWDAVALLEDGYHRKDQLLVDLGSADPFLQEQLRPEDLRSAAANHHQPLALLIHEGYDHSYFFVASVIDRHLDHHGRALGLLG; encoded by the coding sequence ATGGAATTGATCAGCAGCCAACGTTGTTTTAACGGTGAACAACGCCGCTACCGCTTGCAGTCTGCGCAGCTGAAGGGCAGCAGCACCGTGGGTGTGTTTTTGCCTCCGAGTGCTCTCAAAGCGAATGCGGCATCTGTGCCGGCATTGATTTGGCTGTCTGGACTCACCTGTAGCGATGAGAATTTCGTGCAGAAAGCCGGAGCCCAGAGGCGAGCTGCTGAACTAGGCCTGGCCTTGATCACTCCCGATACCAGCCCAAGGGGAGAGGATGTTCCCAGCGATCCCTCGGGTCAATGGGATTTTGGTGATGGCGCCGGTTTTTACGTTGATGCAGACCAAGAACCCTGGTCTGAGCACTACCGCATGCATAGCTATGTCCTGGAGGAACTTCCTTCACGGCTTTGCGCTGAATTGCCCCTTGATCGTCAGCGTCTAGGCCTATCCGGCCATTCGATGGGAGGCCATGGCGCCTTGATTCTTGGTTTGCGGCATCCAGACTGCTTTCAATCCATATCAGCAGTCGCTCCGATTTGCCATCCCAGCCAATGCCCCTGGGGGCAAAAAGCGTTTGGTTATTTTTTTGGCACCACCCCTGAAGCACAAGCCCGATGGCGCCATTGGGATGCCGTCGCCTTGTTGGAGGATGGCTATCACCGAAAGGATCAGCTTTTGGTTGACCTGGGCTCCGCTGATCCCTTCCTGCAAGAACAGTTACGTCCAGAGGATTTGAGGAGTGCCGCCGCTAACCACCACCAACCACTGGCGTTACTGATTCACGAGGGGTACGACCACAGCTATTTTTTCGTCGCAAGCGTGATTGATCGCCACCTGGATCATCATGGGCGAGCGCTTGGTTTATTGGGTTAA